The Chitinophaga lutea genome contains the following window.
TCGATAATGTCTCTTTCTACGATCGGATTTTCCAGTTCGGTTCTGAAGCTTTGCATGATAATTTAGTTGCTCGTGATAAAATTGGTATTCAGTCGTGGTATTTTTTTTAAACTTCCGGCACAGGCCCTTAAAAAACAAAACCCCCGTTGCATATCGGAGGCCTTCGTTGTATGATCCTGAAAACTTTATTTCGCTCATATATTGAAACCCTCCTAGTCTGTTGAGACATCCCAACAGTACACGCACATATTCATCATCATATTATTATAACCCATATTCCTATAGAATTTGTAGAGTAATACAAAGGTATAGTCTGGGAATGTAAACACAAAACTTTTTTCATAAAAAAACAGGGGGATAAATTAGAAAATATCTAATGGGTGGGCCGGCCCGGCGGGGGCGCCCTGGTGTGGCGGCCGTTGCGTCGCACTCTTCAGCGGCGGTAGGGGCATGGGCGGAAGCGGGAGGCGTTGAGGCGGTGGCAGTTATGCTTCCGGGCGGGCGATGTGGCCGGTGCGGTGGTTTGGCAGGCGGGGCAATGAGGTTACGGCAGGTATGCCATTGCACCTGGTGAGGTTGTTTGACGGAAGCCCCTGTACTACGACAACCGGCCCGGTGCGAGGTTTAGCTGGCGGACATTAAGGTAAACCGCTTGTCATTACAACCGATGTACGGTGACAACCAGCGGGTTCGTGGGTTTGCTGGCAAACATTGAGGCTACGGCAGTTATGCCACCGCACCTCCCATGCACGGTGACCACCGGGCTGGTGTGAAGTTTGGCCCACAAAGGCAACCGCTGTTATGCCCTTGTACCGAAGCCGGTATCCTGCGGCGGCGTTGCAGGGGCCCTCCTATTCCGTTGAACAGCAGCAGTTACAGTTGCCCCATTTTAGCTACCTTTGCGGCGCAAATAGTAAAAGTTATGATCAATACGGTGATTTTCGACATGGATGGTCTTTTAATCGACTCGGAGCCGCTGTGGGGCGAAGCCCTCCGCGAAGTGTTCTCTTCGGTGGGCGTCAGCCTGTCCCCCGAGCTCACATCGCATACTACCGGCCTGAGAACCAAGGAAGTAGTCAGCTACTGGCACGATTACTTCAAATGGGACAGCAAAAGCCCCGAACAGGTCACCACCGAGATCATCGATACCGTCACCGGTAAAATACTGCGGGGCGGCCGCGCCATGGAAGGCCTCTCCTACATCCTCGACTATTTCCACGCCCGGAACTTCAAAATCGGGCTGGCCTCTTCCTCTCCCCGCCGCCTCATCGAGTCGGTATTGCAACATTTATCCATCCGCGACCGGTTTCACGCGGTTACCTCCGCGGAATTCGAATCCTACGGCAAGCCCCATCCCGCCGTATACCTCGCCTGCGCAAAGGAACTGAACAGCAACCCGCTGGCCTGCCTGGCTTTTGAAGACTCGGTAACCGGCATGGTAGCCGCCAAAGCCGCGCGCATGAAAGTGGTCGTAGTACCTGAGGCACACCGCCGGCACGACCGCCGCTTCAACCTCGCGGACCTCCAGCTGGATTCACTGCTGGAATTCGGGGATGTGCAGCTGAAGGAACTGGGCGGTGCATAAGGGCTCGCCGGTTACACCGGCAGTCCGGCCGCTATCTTCATGTATGTTCTTCTACCAATCAGAAAACATCGAGCCGGTTACGCTGGCAGTTCGACAATTATCTGCCTCTGAATAAAAGGCGCTCAATAACAACAACGGCTCAAATGATATTTGAGCTGTTGTTGCTTTAGTTAAGATGCGTCCATTTACTTGTGGGCTTAGAACCTGCCCATTCTATTGCCCGGAAAACATCGTTCTTCTGCAAT
Protein-coding sequences here:
- the hxpB gene encoding hexitol phosphatase HxpB, encoding MINTVIFDMDGLLIDSEPLWGEALREVFSSVGVSLSPELTSHTTGLRTKEVVSYWHDYFKWDSKSPEQVTTEIIDTVTGKILRGGRAMEGLSYILDYFHARNFKIGLASSSPRRLIESVLQHLSIRDRFHAVTSAEFESYGKPHPAVYLACAKELNSNPLACLAFEDSVTGMVAAKAARMKVVVVPEAHRRHDRRFNLADLQLDSLLEFGDVQLKELGGA